A single window of Caldimicrobium thiodismutans DNA harbors:
- the purD gene encoding phosphoribosylamine--glycine ligase, whose translation MKVLVLGSGGREHALCYVLARSSLLKKLYCLPGNGGISEIAEIPQGLTLTDFEGIKEFCLKEKIDLVIPGPEDPLVRGIRDYLQRENISVFGPDKYTAQLEGSKAFAKGIMEKAGVPTADFKVFEDYNEALEYLRKKGAPVVIKADGLCAGKGVFVCDTEAEAKSALEKIFIERIFGEAGSKVVIEDKLEGEEASYIVITDGENFKALPTSQDHKRLLDNDEGPNTGGMGAYSPAPLINEDLRKKIEERVIAPVLRVLKEEGHPYLGFLYAGLMISKGEPYVLEFNCRLGDPETQAILPRIEGDFLELIQIALEGKLSSYNPKEIDKACVCVVVASKGYPGSYEKGKVITGLERVKNMADIMVFHAGTKKEGDTFYTNGGRVFGVTALGNTISQAIQRAYEAVNLIHFEGAYYRKDIGKKAEKYL comes from the coding sequence ATGAAGGTTCTTGTTCTTGGTTCCGGTGGGAGGGAACACGCCCTCTGCTATGTCCTTGCCAGGAGTTCTCTTCTTAAAAAGTTATACTGCCTTCCTGGGAATGGAGGAATTTCTGAGATAGCTGAGATTCCTCAAGGGCTTACGCTTACAGATTTTGAGGGAATTAAAGAGTTTTGCCTCAAAGAGAAGATAGATCTTGTTATCCCCGGTCCTGAAGACCCCCTTGTAAGAGGAATACGGGATTATCTGCAAAGAGAAAATATTTCAGTCTTTGGTCCAGATAAGTATACAGCTCAACTTGAGGGTAGTAAGGCCTTTGCTAAAGGGATCATGGAAAAGGCGGGTGTTCCAACAGCAGATTTTAAAGTCTTTGAGGATTACAATGAAGCTTTAGAATATCTTAGGAAAAAAGGGGCTCCTGTGGTTATTAAAGCAGATGGACTTTGTGCTGGAAAAGGTGTCTTTGTCTGTGATACAGAAGCTGAAGCTAAATCTGCCCTTGAAAAAATTTTCATTGAAAGGATTTTTGGAGAAGCAGGCTCAAAAGTAGTTATAGAGGATAAATTGGAAGGGGAAGAGGCCTCCTATATTGTCATAACAGATGGAGAGAATTTTAAGGCCCTACCTACCTCGCAGGATCATAAAAGACTGCTTGATAATGATGAAGGGCCAAATACAGGTGGAATGGGTGCTTATTCACCAGCTCCTTTAATTAATGAAGATTTGAGAAAAAAGATTGAGGAGAGAGTTATTGCACCAGTCCTACGGGTTTTAAAAGAAGAGGGACATCCCTATCTCGGCTTTCTTTATGCTGGGCTTATGATCTCCAAGGGTGAACCCTATGTGCTTGAATTTAACTGTCGCCTTGGAGACCCAGAAACCCAGGCTATTCTGCCAAGAATTGAGGGAGATTTTCTTGAACTTATTCAGATTGCCTTAGAGGGTAAATTATCATCTTATAACCCTAAAGAAATTGACAAGGCCTGTGTTTGTGTAGTAGTTGCAAGCAAAGGATATCCTGGAAGTTATGAAAAAGGTAAGGTAATTACTGGCTTAGAGAGAGTGAAGAATATGGCAGATATCATGGTTTTTCATGCAGGCACAAAAAAGGAGGGAGACACCTTTTATACTAATGGGGGAAGAGTCTTTGGTGTGACAGCTCTTGGGAATACAATCTCTCAAGCTATTCAAAGAGCATATGAAGCAGTAAACCTGATTCACTTTGAGGGAGCTTACTACAGAAAAGATATTGGTAAAAAGGCTGAAAAATATCTTTAG
- the purE gene encoding 5-(carboxyamino)imidazole ribonucleotide mutase — translation MMVGIIMGSDSDLPVMKEAAEVLEEFEVPYEITIVSAHRTPDFMYEYAKTAEDRGIEVIIAGAGGSAHLPGMTASLTTLPVIGVPIMTKALKGLDSLLSIVQMPAGIPVATVAINNAKNAGLLAIQILAIKYPELRAKLKNYRTKLKEMVLEKGKKLSKEGYKEYLNKET, via the coding sequence ATGATGGTAGGAATTATTATGGGAAGTGATTCTGATTTGCCGGTTATGAAAGAGGCAGCTGAAGTCCTTGAAGAATTTGAAGTCCCCTACGAAATAACCATAGTTTCTGCCCACAGAACTCCTGATTTTATGTATGAGTATGCAAAAACAGCTGAAGATAGAGGAATTGAGGTTATTATTGCAGGTGCAGGAGGATCAGCTCACCTACCAGGTATGACTGCCTCTCTCACTACACTTCCTGTGATAGGAGTTCCTATTATGACTAAGGCCTTAAAAGGCCTTGATTCACTTTTATCTATTGTCCAGATGCCAGCAGGTATCCCTGTGGCAACTGTTGCTATAAATAATGCCAAAAATGCAGGCCTTTTAGCTATTCAAATTTTGGCTATAAAATATCCTGAACTAAGAGCAAAATTAAAAAATTACAGGACTAAACTCAAGGAGATGGTGCTTGAAAAGGGTAAAAAATTAAGTAAAGAGGGGTATAAAGAATACCTAAATAAAGAGACCTAA
- a CDS encoding 5-(carboxyamino)imidazole ribonucleotide synthase, whose protein sequence is MNPQDVVIGILGGGQLAKMSSQSARKLGFTVKVLDPSPECPASAVAQQIVGSFKDPDDIKNFAKDCNIITFDIEHVEVAPLFELLPEKRVVPRPRVLLLIQNKLEQRKAYQRAGLPIPKFIEIKSPKDLKALLPCVQKSITGGYDGRGTAILRSEEDLPKALPCPSFVEEYLDIEKELGVMVVRSENGELAVYDVVEMVFHPEGNLLEYLFCPAKIEPVIEKEAKELAIEAVKAINGFGLFGVELFLDKKGKLYVNEIAPRPHNSGHHTIEACYTSQFEQHIRVITGLPLGSTKLLSPAVMINLLGEEGYYGKPLYEGLEKAMSLPGVSVHIYGKKETFPLRKMGHVTILADTLEEALAKAKEVKKILKIKGERQR, encoded by the coding sequence ATGAATCCCCAAGATGTAGTCATTGGAATTCTTGGTGGGGGGCAGCTTGCAAAGATGTCCTCTCAATCTGCAAGAAAACTCGGTTTTACTGTAAAAGTTCTTGACCCTTCTCCTGAATGTCCTGCAAGTGCTGTAGCTCAACAGATTGTAGGTTCTTTTAAAGATCCTGATGATATCAAAAATTTTGCTAAGGACTGTAATATTATTACCTTTGATATAGAACATGTTGAAGTTGCCCCTCTATTTGAACTTCTTCCAGAAAAAAGGGTAGTCCCACGCCCAAGGGTTCTCTTACTAATCCAAAACAAACTTGAACAAAGAAAGGCTTACCAGAGAGCTGGTCTGCCTATTCCAAAATTTATAGAAATCAAAAGTCCAAAAGACTTAAAGGCCCTTTTGCCCTGCGTGCAAAAATCTATTACAGGAGGATATGACGGCCGGGGAACGGCAATCCTTAGAAGTGAAGAAGACCTCCCTAAAGCCCTTCCCTGTCCATCTTTTGTTGAGGAATACTTAGATATTGAAAAAGAATTGGGAGTTATGGTAGTCAGGAGTGAAAATGGAGAACTTGCTGTTTACGATGTGGTTGAGATGGTCTTTCATCCCGAGGGAAATCTTCTTGAATATCTTTTTTGTCCAGCTAAGATTGAACCAGTTATTGAGAAAGAGGCCAAGGAACTTGCCATAGAAGCGGTAAAGGCCATTAATGGCTTTGGACTCTTTGGAGTGGAACTCTTTCTGGATAAAAAAGGGAAACTTTATGTAAATGAAATTGCACCAAGGCCTCATAATTCAGGACATCATACTATAGAAGCCTGTTATACAAGTCAATTTGAACAACACATTCGGGTTATCACAGGACTCCCTCTTGGATCAACAAAACTTCTATCCCCTGCAGTGATGATAAATCTTTTAGGTGAAGAAGGATATTATGGGAAACCTCTTTATGAAGGACTTGAAAAGGCTATGTCTTTACCCGGGGTCTCTGTCCACATCTATGGAAAAAAAGAGACCTTCCCCTTGAGGAAAATGGGACATGTTACCATACTTGCAGATACTCTTGAAGAGGCCTTAGCTAAGGCTAAAGAGGTGAAAAAAATCCTCAAAATAAAAGGAGAGAGACAAAGATGA
- a CDS encoding Lon protease family protein: MPWKKIEFKDLKIEAQFSEGTLAFHPEELFPHQERLEKAFDLALRIKDEGYNVYVCGPRGIGRTRYTLKRIEEVASNFPTPPDLCYINNFEDPARPKCLQLPAGYGKKLEEGLEEALNFLKRETFKSFEGKDYEEELSKLTKEIEAEKEKVFAELTDAAKKYNLMVLFGPQGVKLLPLFKIQAPVSEEELFKDPRIREEYQKSLIEFEPTFREYMRKLRDLDTAFGEALFKLRDKIAENLVNKAFERLEETFQTLEEVKLYFQSLKKEIIKNIHLFIEWEKARGNIMVQSGINKALNMFRINLLVDNSQTQGAPVIYEKVPTLKGLFGQINYRAEMGILYADHLSLTAGSLHKANGGFLVIDLWEILKNPYMWIILKRALLHKKLHLMGGMMEEIPVPHVGLLPEPAPFTTKVFLIGDPYLYYLLSTYDEEFGELFKIKAEFDPILPLDELTVKTFPRIVKKMIQDDGLKELSAQGLNELLRYAITESGHRKKVKFILEDLKNVLREANYLSKNQEITSEDIQRALKEKINRMNLLEEKIREYIKEGKILLSVEGKKIGQINGLSVISLGDYAFGRPSRITASVYPGSKGVINIEREIEMSGPIHTKGVLTLSSYIFHRYGEDFPLQLSCTLTFEQAYEPVEGDSASCAELIAILSAIAQIPLRQDIAVTGSIDQFGNLQPVGGIKEKVEGFYRICKILNFTGKQGVIIPVQNVDNLLCDEELLEDIKGERFNLYSAETVDDVIELLTGLKAEKFHKKVYERLKKFYELSKETPIKKKKRKKSPKKK, translated from the coding sequence ATGCCCTGGAAAAAGATTGAATTTAAAGATCTTAAAATTGAAGCTCAATTTTCAGAGGGAACTTTAGCCTTTCATCCCGAGGAGCTTTTTCCTCATCAAGAACGTCTTGAAAAGGCCTTTGATCTGGCCCTAAGGATAAAGGATGAGGGATATAATGTTTATGTTTGTGGCCCAAGAGGTATTGGCAGAACAAGATATACTTTAAAGCGTATTGAAGAGGTAGCCAGTAATTTTCCTACTCCTCCTGATTTATGTTATATAAATAACTTTGAAGATCCAGCCAGACCAAAATGTCTTCAACTGCCAGCTGGTTATGGAAAGAAACTTGAAGAAGGTCTTGAGGAGGCTTTAAATTTCCTTAAAAGAGAGACCTTTAAATCCTTTGAAGGAAAGGACTACGAAGAAGAACTTTCCAAGCTTACAAAAGAAATTGAAGCTGAGAAAGAGAAGGTTTTTGCCGAGCTTACTGATGCAGCTAAAAAATATAATTTAATGGTTCTTTTTGGACCACAAGGTGTAAAGCTTTTACCTCTCTTTAAGATTCAGGCCCCTGTTTCTGAAGAAGAGCTTTTTAAAGATCCCAGGATCCGGGAGGAGTATCAAAAAAGCTTGATTGAATTTGAACCAACCTTTCGTGAATACATGCGGAAACTTCGTGATCTTGATACCGCCTTTGGAGAAGCCCTTTTTAAATTAAGAGATAAGATTGCTGAAAATCTTGTAAATAAGGCCTTTGAAAGACTTGAAGAAACCTTTCAAACTTTAGAAGAGGTTAAGCTCTATTTCCAGAGCCTGAAAAAAGAGATAATTAAGAATATTCATCTCTTTATAGAATGGGAAAAGGCTCGAGGCAATATTATGGTGCAGAGTGGAATTAATAAGGCCTTAAATATGTTCAGAATTAATCTTTTAGTTGATAATTCGCAAACTCAAGGTGCCCCGGTTATTTATGAGAAAGTCCCAACTCTAAAGGGACTCTTTGGACAGATTAATTATCGTGCTGAAATGGGAATCCTATATGCGGATCATCTAAGTCTTACCGCAGGAAGTCTTCACAAGGCAAATGGAGGTTTTCTGGTAATTGATCTCTGGGAGATTTTGAAAAATCCTTATATGTGGATTATTCTAAAAAGAGCGTTACTTCACAAAAAACTCCACCTCATGGGCGGGATGATGGAGGAAATCCCTGTTCCCCATGTAGGACTTCTGCCTGAACCAGCTCCCTTCACAACTAAGGTTTTTCTAATCGGAGATCCCTATCTCTATTATCTTCTTTCAACTTATGATGAAGAATTTGGAGAACTTTTTAAAATTAAGGCTGAATTTGATCCTATTTTACCCTTAGATGAGCTAACAGTTAAAACCTTTCCCAGAATAGTGAAAAAAATGATTCAGGATGACGGTCTGAAAGAGCTTTCTGCTCAGGGCTTAAATGAACTTTTGAGGTATGCTATTACTGAATCAGGCCATAGAAAAAAGGTTAAATTTATTTTGGAAGATCTTAAAAATGTATTGAGAGAGGCTAACTACCTTTCTAAAAATCAGGAGATAACTTCAGAAGATATTCAAAGAGCATTAAAAGAAAAGATAAATCGCATGAACCTCTTAGAGGAAAAGATCAGGGAATATATTAAAGAAGGGAAAATACTTCTTTCTGTTGAGGGAAAAAAGATCGGTCAGATTAACGGTTTAAGTGTAATTAGCCTTGGAGACTATGCCTTTGGCAGGCCTTCAAGAATCACTGCCTCTGTTTATCCAGGTTCTAAAGGGGTAATCAATATTGAAAGAGAAATAGAAATGAGTGGTCCAATTCATACTAAGGGAGTTCTTACCCTTTCATCCTATATTTTTCATCGCTATGGTGAAGATTTTCCTCTTCAACTTTCCTGCACACTCACCTTTGAGCAAGCCTATGAACCTGTTGAGGGCGATAGTGCTTCTTGCGCAGAACTAATAGCTATCCTCTCTGCCATTGCCCAGATTCCTTTAAGGCAGGATATTGCTGTCACTGGCTCTATCGATCAATTTGGAAATCTTCAGCCCGTAGGTGGAATTAAAGAGAAGGTGGAAGGGTTTTATCGGATCTGTAAAATATTAAATTTCACTGGAAAACAGGGTGTTATAATCCCTGTGCAAAATGTAGATAATCTCCTTTGCGATGAAGAACTTCTTGAAGATATCAAAGGAGAAAGGTTTAATCTCTATTCCGCTGAGACCGTTGATGATGTTATTGAACTTCTTACAGGATTAAAGGCAGAAAAATTTCATAAAAAAGTCTATGAAAGATTAAAGAAATTTTACGAACTCTCCAAAGAAACCCCAATTAAGAAGAAAAAAAGAAAAAAATCCCCTAAAAAGAAATAA
- the selB gene encoding selenocysteine-specific translation elongation factor, with protein sequence MNEVKRSLVIGTAGHIDHGKTALVKALTGIDTDRLREEKERGITIDIGFAKLQLPSGIQASIVDVPGHERFIRNMVAGASGIDLVMLVIAADEGIMPQTREHLEICELLGIKEGVVVLTKIDLVDEEWLELVKAEVEDYLKGTFLKGAPIVPFSAVTLQGKEELIKILDEKAKTLRIRERTLPFRLPIDGVFLIKGFGLVVRGTALSGEVSLNQELMLYPHQKRVKVRNLQVHGESVEKAFAGMRVAVNILGAEKEEIKRGDVLAEPEVLEPSQWIDVKIKVLKEVEPPLKAFETLLFYVGTSEILGKLILFNKDYLKDEEDIAQIFLQKPLCAWRGDRFILRRPGTNETVGGGVILNPLSQRRKRTKPWERKELEFLASSKDESLILYYIEKKGGRGISLRELSLSVSIFGKNLLQMISNLKSNILEIKAGDTIFLFTFKALEHLKREIIERLRKFHESNPFSPGLTKEFLKSRLSLDPREILFERALEDLIHEGVIQRERELYFIPEFQKKSSTLEELKKQLQEKFLKEGLTPRDVEEILLEFGKDVKAAEEVLKLLLREGILVKLSEKLIFHSKVLRKIEEDVKAFFKNHSELTIGDFKKIVGEGVSRKYLIPILEYLDKQKITLRVGDKRVPRKI encoded by the coding sequence ATGAATGAAGTTAAGCGAAGTTTAGTCATAGGAACCGCTGGTCACATAGATCATGGAAAAACTGCTCTTGTTAAGGCTCTAACAGGAATTGATACTGATCGTTTAAGAGAAGAAAAAGAGCGTGGTATAACTATTGATATAGGATTCGCTAAACTTCAATTGCCTTCAGGGATTCAAGCCAGCATCGTTGATGTTCCAGGGCATGAACGCTTTATTCGCAACATGGTGGCAGGAGCATCTGGCATTGATCTTGTAATGCTTGTTATAGCAGCTGATGAGGGCATTATGCCTCAAACGAGGGAACATTTAGAAATCTGTGAACTTCTCGGAATCAAAGAGGGAGTTGTAGTCCTAACTAAGATTGACCTTGTTGACGAGGAATGGCTGGAGCTTGTAAAGGCTGAGGTTGAAGATTATTTAAAAGGCACCTTTTTAAAAGGCGCTCCTATTGTGCCTTTTTCTGCAGTTACTCTTCAGGGGAAAGAAGAACTCATAAAAATCCTTGATGAAAAAGCAAAAACCTTAAGAATACGCGAGAGGACTCTTCCTTTTAGACTTCCTATTGATGGGGTCTTCCTTATTAAAGGATTTGGATTAGTCGTTAGGGGAACTGCTCTTTCCGGAGAGGTTTCTCTAAATCAGGAACTTATGCTCTATCCCCATCAGAAAAGGGTAAAGGTTAGAAATCTTCAGGTTCATGGTGAGTCCGTTGAAAAGGCCTTTGCAGGGATGAGGGTTGCTGTAAATATTCTTGGGGCTGAAAAAGAGGAAATCAAGCGTGGAGATGTGCTGGCTGAACCAGAGGTCCTTGAGCCTTCTCAATGGATAGATGTAAAAATTAAGGTTTTAAAAGAAGTAGAGCCACCTCTTAAGGCCTTTGAAACCTTGTTATTCTATGTTGGGACCTCAGAGATTCTGGGAAAATTAATCCTTTTCAATAAAGATTATCTTAAAGATGAAGAGGATATTGCTCAAATATTTTTACAGAAACCTCTCTGTGCCTGGCGTGGAGATAGATTCATATTAAGAAGACCAGGAACCAATGAGACTGTTGGAGGTGGTGTAATATTAAATCCCCTTTCCCAGAGAAGAAAAAGAACTAAACCCTGGGAAAGAAAGGAACTTGAATTTTTAGCCTCTTCCAAAGATGAGTCCCTTATTCTTTATTATATTGAAAAAAAAGGGGGCAGAGGGATTTCTCTAAGAGAACTCTCCCTTTCAGTTAGTATTTTTGGAAAAAATTTACTCCAGATGATCTCTAATCTTAAATCCAATATTTTAGAGATTAAAGCGGGAGATACCATCTTTCTTTTTACCTTTAAGGCCCTTGAGCACTTAAAAAGGGAGATAATTGAGAGACTTCGTAAATTTCATGAGAGTAACCCTTTTTCTCCTGGTCTTACCAAGGAATTTTTAAAAAGCAGATTGTCTCTTGACCCTCGAGAAATACTCTTTGAAAGGGCTTTAGAGGATCTTATTCACGAAGGAGTCATTCAAAGAGAAAGGGAACTTTATTTTATACCTGAATTTCAGAAAAAATCTTCAACATTAGAAGAACTTAAAAAGCAACTTCAAGAAAAATTTTTAAAAGAAGGTCTAACACCACGAGATGTTGAGGAAATTCTACTGGAATTTGGAAAAGATGTAAAAGCAGCAGAGGAGGTCTTAAAATTATTACTCAGGGAAGGAATTCTTGTTAAACTTTCAGAAAAGCTTATTTTTCATAGCAAGGTGCTAAGAAAAATTGAAGAGGATGTAAAGGCCTTTTTTAAAAATCATTCAGAACTAACAATTGGAGACTTTAAAAAGATTGTTGGCGAGGGAGTTTCAAGAAAATATCTCATTCCCATTTTAGAATATCTTGATAAACAAAAAATAACACTTAGGGTTGGGGATAAAAGGGTTCCAAGAAAGATATAA
- the glyS gene encoding glycine--tRNA ligase subunit beta: protein MSKNLLFEIGTEELPARFIEPALESILSFTQKKLKDLELTFEDIKVGGTCRRLSLFIEALAEKQSDKEEEILGPSLKIGQDEKGNYTPALLGFVKKHSAELNQLFIKDTPKGPYFCLKKLISGQKTIELLPNFLIELLHNIYFPKRMHWGNFDFTFARPIKWFLALYGEELIPLEIATIKSQRLTYGHRFLSPGPINIASANWEYYKEELLKNYVILEVEERKNHTLKSIHEVSVNIGIPVIEEDLLRENANLLEYSFPVLGKFSEKFLKLPEKLVITALQEHQRYFFLRNNRGELLPYFIAVNNNKPKNPEIVIQGHERVARARLEDALFYYERDIKRPLKSYVEKLKGIVYHIKCGTLFEKTERLIGIGKYLGKHLFPYISPQDIEKACLYAKADLATEVVKEFPGLQGYMGNQYLSLEGEKNIAPAIYEQYLPSPKDEAYPETTLGIILSLADKIDHLCALIGAGEKVSGEGDPYALRRAAYGIIKILLIKEIDLKLEPLLDFSLSLLKNQGYLKNKRALQDLLEFLRKRLEGEFLSIDFTKNFIQVVIDQPLNPHIQHLKLKALKEIFPREDFQDLATLFKRITQILKNIDLTTLPAIDPQLFEYEAEKRLFEKSSTLEPILLQLELEKNYLKYLEELLQFKPLIDTFFDEVFVMVDEEKLRFNRLSLLKRVSEYFYSFGDLSSLA, encoded by the coding sequence ATGAGTAAAAATCTACTCTTTGAAATCGGAACAGAAGAACTTCCTGCTCGTTTTATTGAACCAGCTCTTGAAAGTATTTTAAGCTTTACTCAAAAAAAATTGAAAGACCTTGAATTAACCTTTGAAGATATAAAAGTTGGTGGAACCTGTCGAAGGCTAAGTCTTTTTATAGAGGCCTTAGCAGAAAAACAGAGCGATAAAGAAGAAGAGATATTAGGACCATCCCTAAAAATTGGTCAAGATGAAAAGGGGAATTACACCCCTGCTCTTCTTGGATTTGTAAAAAAACATTCAGCAGAACTCAATCAACTTTTTATCAAGGATACTCCTAAAGGGCCTTATTTTTGTCTTAAAAAATTAATTTCCGGTCAAAAAACCATAGAACTTTTGCCAAATTTTTTAATTGAACTTTTACATAATATCTACTTCCCTAAAAGGATGCACTGGGGAAACTTTGACTTTACCTTTGCAAGACCAATAAAATGGTTCCTTGCCCTTTATGGAGAAGAACTTATCCCTTTGGAGATTGCTACTATTAAAAGTCAAAGGTTAACCTATGGACATCGCTTCCTCTCTCCTGGCCCAATAAATATTGCCTCTGCAAATTGGGAATATTATAAAGAGGAGCTTTTAAAAAACTATGTTATCCTTGAGGTAGAAGAGAGAAAAAATCACACCTTGAAAAGTATTCATGAAGTCTCAGTTAATATTGGAATCCCAGTTATAGAGGAAGATCTTTTGAGAGAAAATGCAAATCTTCTTGAATATTCCTTTCCTGTTCTGGGTAAATTCTCTGAAAAGTTCTTAAAATTACCTGAAAAACTTGTTATTACTGCCCTTCAGGAGCACCAACGCTACTTTTTTTTAAGAAACAACAGAGGAGAGCTACTGCCCTATTTTATCGCAGTAAACAATAATAAACCCAAAAATCCTGAAATCGTTATTCAAGGACATGAAAGGGTAGCCAGAGCAAGATTAGAAGATGCCCTTTTTTACTATGAAAGAGACATTAAAAGACCTCTTAAAAGCTATGTGGAAAAACTTAAGGGTATTGTATATCACATAAAATGCGGAACCCTTTTTGAAAAAACCGAAAGGCTTATTGGAATAGGTAAATATCTTGGAAAGCACCTTTTTCCTTATATTTCTCCTCAGGATATAGAAAAAGCCTGTTTATATGCGAAAGCTGACCTTGCTACTGAAGTAGTAAAGGAATTTCCAGGTCTTCAAGGCTATATGGGAAATCAATACCTTTCTTTGGAGGGAGAAAAAAATATTGCTCCTGCAATATACGAGCAGTATCTTCCATCCCCTAAGGATGAGGCCTATCCTGAAACAACCTTAGGAATAATTTTATCTCTTGCTGACAAAATAGATCATCTCTGTGCTCTTATCGGAGCTGGAGAAAAAGTAAGTGGTGAAGGCGACCCCTATGCCTTACGCAGGGCTGCCTATGGGATAATTAAAATACTGCTGATAAAAGAAATAGATCTAAAGCTTGAACCCCTTTTAGATTTTTCTCTTTCTCTGCTCAAAAATCAGGGTTATTTAAAAAATAAAAGGGCCCTACAGGATCTTTTGGAATTTTTAAGAAAACGCCTTGAAGGTGAGTTTTTATCAATTGATTTTACGAAAAATTTTATACAAGTAGTTATTGATCAACCTCTCAATCCTCATATTCAACATCTAAAATTAAAGGCTCTTAAGGAAATTTTTCCAAGGGAAGATTTTCAAGACCTTGCTACTCTTTTTAAACGGATAACTCAGATTCTTAAAAATATTGATTTAACTACTCTTCCAGCTATAGATCCCCAGCTATTTGAATATGAAGCTGAAAAGAGACTCTTTGAAAAGAGTTCTACCCTTGAACCCATTTTACTTCAGTTAGAATTAGAAAAAAATTACTTAAAATATCTTGAGGAATTACTTCAATTTAAACCTTTGATTGACACTTTCTTTGACGAGGTATTTGTGATGGTGGATGAGGAAAAGCTTCGTTTTAATCGTCTTTCCCTTTTAAAAAGGGTTTCTGAGTATTTTTATAGTTTTGGTGATCTTTCTTCTTTAGCCTGA
- a CDS encoding glycine--tRNA ligase subunit alpha has translation MYFQEVIARLNSFWAKEGCLILQPYDVESGAGTFHPATFLRALGPEPWACAYVAPSRRPTDGRYGENPNRLQHYYQYQVIIKPSPLDIQEKYLESLKFLGIDPSEHDIRFVEDDWESPTLGAWGLGWEVWLDGMEITQFTYFQQVGGFECRPVTVEITYGLERLTMYLQGIDNVFELKWNKNVTYGEVHLRGEVEFSIFNFEVADITLLKELFDRFEAEAKRLFELGLALPGYDYVLKCSHTFNLLDARGALSPVERANFIARVRALAKRAAETWLERKA, from the coding sequence ATGTATTTTCAAGAGGTTATTGCCAGACTTAATTCTTTTTGGGCTAAAGAGGGTTGCCTAATCCTCCAGCCCTATGATGTGGAATCTGGAGCTGGAACCTTTCATCCAGCAACCTTTTTAAGAGCCCTTGGCCCAGAGCCCTGGGCTTGTGCCTATGTTGCTCCATCCAGAAGGCCAACGGATGGAAGATATGGTGAAAATCCCAATCGCTTGCAGCATTATTATCAATATCAGGTTATCATTAAACCATCCCCTCTTGATATTCAAGAAAAATATTTAGAAAGTTTAAAATTTCTTGGGATAGATCCTTCAGAGCACGATATTCGCTTTGTAGAGGATGACTGGGAATCTCCAACGCTTGGAGCCTGGGGGCTTGGGTGGGAAGTCTGGCTTGATGGTATGGAGATTACCCAGTTTACTTATTTTCAACAGGTGGGAGGATTCGAGTGTAGACCTGTTACAGTTGAGATTACCTACGGCTTAGAAAGACTTACCATGTATCTCCAAGGGATTGATAATGTCTTTGAACTCAAGTGGAACAAGAATGTTACCTATGGAGAGGTGCACTTAAGAGGAGAAGTGGAATTTTCTATTTTTAATTTTGAGGTGGCTGATATTACTCTTTTAAAGGAACTTTTTGATAGATTTGAAGCTGAAGCCAAGAGGCTTTTTGAACTTGGACTTGCCCTTCCCGGCTATGACTATGTGCTTAAGTGCTCTCATACCTTTAATCTTCTTGATGCCAGAGGGGCTTTATCTCCAGTGGAAAGAGCTAATTTTATTGCCCGAGTTAGGGCATTAGCTAAAAGAGCTGCGGAAACCTGGCTTGAGAGGAAAGCATGA